The following are encoded together in the Chlorocebus sabaeus isolate Y175 chromosome 20, mChlSab1.0.hap1, whole genome shotgun sequence genome:
- the BARHL2 gene encoding barH-like 2 homeobox protein, whose product MTTMEGASGSSFGIDTILSSASSGSPGMMNGDFRPLGEARTADFRSQATPSPCSEIDTVGTAPSSPISVTMEPPEQHLVADATQHHHHLHHSQQPPPPAAAPTQSLQPSPQQQQPPPPPQQPPPPAQQLGSAASAPRTSTSSFLIKDILGDSKPLAACAPYSTSVSSPHHTPKQESNAVHESFRPKLEQEDSKTKLDKREDSQSDIKCHGTKEEGDREITSSRESPPVRAKKPRKARTAFSDHQLNQLERSFERQKYLSVQDRMDLAAALNLTDTQVKTWYQNRRTKWKRQTAVGLELLAEAGNYSALQRMFPSPYFYHPSLLGSMDSTTAAAAAAAMYSSMYRTPPAPHPQLQRPLVPRVLIHGLGPGGQPALNPLSSPIPGTPHPR is encoded by the exons ATGACAACAATGGAAGGGGCCAGCGGGTCGAGTTTTGGAATAGACACGATTTTATCCAGTGCCAGTTCAGGCAGCCCGGGCATGATGAACGGAGATTTCCGCCCGCTCGGTGAGGCCAGGACCGCGGATTTTAGGAGTCAGGCCACCCCATCTCCCTGTTCGGAGATTGATACCGTAGGGACGGCGCCTTCTTCTCCTATTTCAGTCACCATGGAGCCCCCGGAGCAGCATCTGGTAGCAGACGCGACCCAGCatcatcaccacctccaccacagCCAGCAGCCGCCGCCACCGGCCGCGGCCCCGACCCAAAGTTTGCAGCCTTCGCCCCAACagcagcagccgccgccgccgccacagcagccgccgccgcccgcccaGCAGCTGGGCTCGGCCGCCTCGGCCCCCAGGACTTCTAcgtcttcttttttaattaaggACATCTTGGGCGACAGCAAACCTCTGGCGGCATGTGCACCCTACAGCACCAGCGTATCCTCTCCCCACCACACCCCGAAGCAGGAGAGCAACGCAGTGCACGAGAGCTTCAGGCCAAAGCTCGAGCAGGAGGACAGCAAAACCAAACTCGACAAGCGGGAGGATTCCCAGAGCGACATCAAATGCCATG GGACAAAGGAGGAAGGGGACCGGGAGATTACGAGTAGCCGTGAGAGTCCCCCTGTGAGAGCCAAGAAGCCTCGAAAAGCAAGGACAGCTTTTTCCGACCACCAGCTCAATCAACTGGAGCGTAGCTTTGAGCGGCAGAAGTACCTGAGTGTGCAGGATCGCATGGACCTGGCTGCAGCGCTCAACCTCACTGACACCCAAGTCAAGACCTGGTACCAGAACCGCAG GACCAAGTGGAAGCGGCAGACAGCGGTGGGCCTGGAATTGCTGGCCGAGGCAGGGAACTACTCAGCGCTGCAGAGGATGTTTCCATCGCCTTATTTCTATCACCCAAGCCTGCTGGGCAGCATGGACAGCACTACGGCGGCGGCGGCTGCCGCTGCCATGTACAGCAGCATGTACCGGACTCCTCCAGCACCCCATCCCCAGCTGCAGCGGCCCCTGGTGCCCCGCGTGCTCATCCACGGCCTAGGGCCTGGGGGACAGCCAGCCCTTAATCCCTTGTCCAGCCCCATCCCGGGCACCCCACACCCCCGGTGA